The Peribacillus sp. FSL P2-0133 genome has a segment encoding these proteins:
- a CDS encoding MerR family DNA-binding transcriptional regulator has product MYTISELAKEFGLTTRTLRYYEELGMLRPKRTESGKRVYGKKEYAQLKIIMRGKKYGFSLVEIKDIVLLFDKDRTGIKQLEKTIETAGQKLNEINERIKELDGLKQDFEQVIKGFTETLHDLKVNDETGKR; this is encoded by the coding sequence ATGTACACCATTTCTGAGTTAGCAAAAGAATTCGGATTGACGACAAGGACCCTCCGATATTATGAGGAACTGGGTATGCTTAGGCCAAAGCGTACTGAATCGGGAAAAAGAGTTTATGGAAAGAAAGAATATGCACAGCTCAAAATCATAATGCGCGGTAAGAAATATGGTTTTTCGTTAGTGGAAATAAAGGATATAGTCCTTTTATTCGATAAGGATAGGACAGGCATTAAGCAATTGGAAAAAACGATTGAAACTGCAGGACAGAAATTAAACGAAATTAATGAACGCATTAAAGAGCTGGATGGGTTGAAGCAGGATTTTGAACAGGTAATCAAAGGCTTTACCGAAACCCTTCATGACTTGAAAGTGAACGATGAAACAGGCAAGCGGTGA
- a CDS encoding 3-hydroxyacyl-CoA dehydrogenase → MEIQETIAVVTGGASGLGAATVRNIIKKGGKAVIFDLSEENGTKMAQELGDSVLFIKTDVTSEESVSVALDEGMKKFGSINTVINCAGIAIAEKVIGRKGIHELKAFSNVVQINLIGTFNVIRLAAEKMVENEPNQEGERGVIINTASVAAFEGQIGQAAYSASKGGIVAMTLPIARELATKGIRVVSIAPGLFHTPMFDSLPEEARTSLGKTVPFPPRLGYPEEYAKLTESIITNPMLNGETIRLDGAIRMSPR, encoded by the coding sequence TTGGAAATTCAAGAAACCATTGCAGTTGTGACAGGCGGGGCTTCTGGTCTGGGAGCTGCGACAGTAAGAAACATCATTAAAAAAGGTGGAAAAGCGGTCATATTTGACCTCTCGGAAGAAAACGGCACTAAAATGGCTCAGGAATTGGGAGATTCAGTGCTGTTTATTAAAACGGATGTAACTAGTGAGGAAAGCGTATCGGTAGCATTGGATGAAGGAATGAAAAAATTCGGGAGCATCAATACGGTCATCAACTGTGCAGGCATTGCGATTGCAGAGAAGGTCATAGGCAGAAAAGGTATACATGAATTGAAAGCGTTCTCAAATGTCGTGCAGATCAATTTGATCGGTACGTTTAACGTAATCCGGCTTGCGGCGGAAAAAATGGTCGAAAATGAACCGAACCAAGAGGGGGAGCGTGGGGTCATTATCAATACAGCTTCGGTAGCTGCCTTTGAAGGACAAATCGGACAAGCCGCATATAGTGCCTCTAAGGGGGGGATTGTTGCTATGACTTTGCCGATCGCAAGGGAACTTGCCACTAAAGGGATACGTGTCGTATCGATTGCACCCGGTCTATTCCATACTCCGATGTTTGATTCATTGCCTGAAGAAGCTAGGACGTCATTAGGTAAAACCGTGCCATTCCCACCAAGGCTCGGGTATCCCGAAGAGTACGCTAAACTAACGGAAAGCATCATAACGAATCCAATGCTGAATGGGGAAACCATCAGACTTGATGGGGCCATTAGAATGTCACCCAGGTAA
- a CDS encoding acyl-CoA dehydrogenase family protein produces the protein MKHPYLSEDHEIFRKSFRKFLEKEAVPNYERWEEERIIPRSFWVKMGEQGFLCPDLGEDYGGSGVDWGFAVIINEELERVGSGFIGFGLHSDITVPYISAYGNESQKQRWLPKCTTGEIITAIAMTEPGTGSDLANIKTTAILDGDHYILNGQKTFITNGIHSDLVIVACKTDPSAVPKHKGVSLVVVERDTPGFSRGRKLKKLGLHCQDTAELIFEDCRIPKENLLGEEGKGFTYLMEKLQQERLVVAICAQTASEDMLADTIEYVKGREAFGKSVSQFQNTQFKIAEMATEIKMGRAFLEQLIAKHMAGEQVVTEVSMAKWRLTETARKISIECMQLHGGYGFMEEYKIARRYRDVPVASIYAGTNEIMKKIIAKNLGL, from the coding sequence ATGAAGCATCCATACCTAAGTGAAGATCATGAAATTTTCCGTAAGTCATTCCGAAAGTTTTTAGAGAAAGAAGCAGTTCCCAACTATGAACGATGGGAAGAAGAGAGGATAATTCCCCGGTCATTCTGGGTGAAAATGGGGGAACAGGGTTTTTTATGTCCGGACCTTGGTGAAGATTATGGGGGTTCCGGGGTAGATTGGGGCTTTGCTGTCATAATTAATGAAGAATTGGAAAGAGTCGGTTCTGGTTTCATTGGTTTCGGACTTCACAGTGACATCACCGTTCCGTATATTTCCGCATACGGAAATGAGTCGCAGAAACAGCGCTGGCTACCTAAATGCACGACAGGGGAAATCATTACAGCCATTGCCATGACAGAGCCTGGCACAGGTTCGGATTTGGCCAATATTAAAACGACTGCCATTTTGGATGGAGATCATTACATATTAAATGGCCAAAAGACATTCATCACAAATGGCATTCATTCGGATTTGGTCATCGTTGCCTGTAAAACGGATCCAAGTGCCGTTCCGAAACATAAAGGTGTTAGCTTAGTCGTGGTCGAAAGGGATACACCCGGATTTTCCAGGGGGCGAAAACTGAAGAAACTTGGCTTGCACTGTCAGGATACAGCAGAACTCATCTTCGAGGATTGCCGTATTCCTAAGGAAAACCTGCTTGGTGAAGAAGGCAAGGGGTTTACTTACTTAATGGAAAAACTGCAGCAGGAACGCCTTGTGGTAGCAATTTGTGCTCAAACCGCATCTGAGGATATGCTGGCCGATACGATTGAGTACGTGAAGGGCAGGGAAGCGTTCGGAAAATCCGTAAGTCAGTTTCAAAATACCCAATTCAAAATCGCGGAAATGGCAACGGAAATCAAAATGGGGCGTGCCTTCCTAGAGCAATTGATCGCCAAACATATGGCTGGTGAACAGGTTGTAACGGAAGTTTCGATGGCAAAATGGCGTTTGACGGAGACTGCCAGAAAAATATCCATTGAATGCATGCAGCTCCATGGCGGCTATGGATTTATGGAGGAATACAAGATTGCCAGAAGGTATCGGGATGTTCCGGTAGCAAGCATCTATGCCGGGACAAATGAAATCATGAAGAAAATCATCGCTAAGAATCTGGGTCTATAA
- a CDS encoding thiolase family protein, which yields MREVVIVEGIRTPVGRRNGVLKDVRPDDLAGEVLKKLIEKAGIDPAIVDDVILGCVSQSGEQAGDIARVAALIAGFPIEVPGTTIDRQCGSSQQAVHFASQAILSGDMDVVVAGGVENMSRVPMGSNYQGAVTSQKYMDSYEVINQGLSAERIADKWGITREDCDQFSVESHAKAIRAQKEGHFFREMISVTGTDKEGNQIEVTEDQGPRDGTTLEVLAGLKPVFQEGGLIHAGNSSQISDGAAALLLMERSKAEELGVKPRFKVHTRVVVGSDPTLMLTGPIPATQKALEKAGLTIDDIDIFEVNEAFAPVPIAWLKETGADPQKLNPNGGAIALGHPLGGSGARLMVSMIHELERTGGRYGLQTMCEGHGMANATIIERLD from the coding sequence ATGCGGGAAGTGGTTATCGTTGAAGGGATCCGCACGCCAGTAGGCAGAAGGAACGGTGTCTTGAAAGACGTTCGCCCAGATGATCTGGCAGGGGAAGTATTGAAGAAGCTGATTGAAAAGGCAGGCATCGATCCTGCTATTGTCGATGATGTCATTTTAGGTTGTGTTTCACAGTCGGGCGAACAGGCCGGTGATATAGCAAGGGTTGCTGCACTGATTGCTGGATTTCCGATTGAAGTTCCGGGAACGACGATTGACCGTCAATGCGGATCAAGTCAGCAGGCAGTCCATTTCGCTTCCCAGGCCATCTTGTCAGGTGATATGGATGTGGTAGTGGCCGGTGGTGTGGAAAACATGTCACGAGTTCCCATGGGGTCTAATTATCAAGGTGCTGTAACAAGCCAAAAGTATATGGACTCGTATGAGGTGATCAACCAAGGTTTGTCAGCTGAGAGAATCGCCGATAAGTGGGGAATAACACGGGAAGATTGTGATCAGTTTTCCGTTGAGAGTCATGCCAAGGCAATACGTGCTCAAAAAGAAGGGCATTTTTTCCGTGAAATGATATCAGTAACGGGTACTGATAAAGAAGGAAATCAAATCGAAGTTACGGAAGATCAAGGCCCAAGGGATGGAACTACGCTTGAAGTACTTGCTGGATTGAAACCGGTTTTTCAAGAAGGCGGTTTAATCCATGCAGGGAACTCAAGTCAGATCAGTGACGGTGCTGCCGCTTTATTATTGATGGAACGCAGTAAAGCCGAAGAACTTGGAGTGAAACCGCGCTTTAAAGTGCATACACGGGTTGTTGTCGGGTCAGATCCTACCCTGATGCTTACGGGACCGATTCCCGCCACCCAAAAAGCTTTGGAAAAAGCAGGTCTTACAATTGATGATATCGATATCTTTGAAGTGAATGAGGCTTTCGCTCCTGTACCGATTGCCTGGCTAAAAGAAACGGGGGCAGACCCCCAAAAGCTGAATCCAAATGGCGGGGCGATTGCCTTGGGTCATCCTCTTGGCGGAAGTGGGGCCCGATTGATGGTGTCGATGATCCATGAGTTAGAAAGGACGGGCGGCCGTTATGGGCTGCAAACAATGTGTGAAGGCCACGGCATGGCAAATGCAACCATCATTGAAAGATTGGACTGA
- a CDS encoding fatty acid--CoA ligase, with product MSVTIKNIFDQTVQKFPIKEAIYDVRRNIRYTYIQWNEQVNRLAAALQAEGVRKGDRVSTYLYNNEELATAFFACAKIGAIFNPINFRLMPEELAFILNDAAPKIVLFEHELESNVAAVEKRFPTTAFWYIDDDVPGYAKGYRQKMASISSKPDEVDVHEDDVYAIMYTSGTTGRPKGVIHLHKDMVKQAEILKEAMKYERSDIGLITAPMFHCAELHCSFLPRIQVGAANVILHQFNPKKVMELIESEGVTKFFAAPTMWNMLIQENLDEYKFQSLKLGLYGAAPMAPTLVRACQEKLGIQFIQAYGMTEMGPAITLLLEEDQIRKAGSAGKACSDHEIIIARPNDEGPSDPEDRMEPGETGEILVKGPCIMKGYFQKDRETEKALYKGWYHSGDIGFLDEDGYLWVKDRVDDMIISGGENIYPREVEDTLYEHQGVLDCAVLGQPDEQWGEIVTAFIVAKDPSLAETDLETWCKNSVTLANYKRPRRYIFCNELPRNASGKIQKFLLRKQLEDNVDGKSLGNLL from the coding sequence ATGTCAGTAACGATTAAAAATATCTTTGATCAGACGGTTCAGAAATTTCCCATTAAAGAAGCTATATACGACGTGAGAAGAAATATCCGCTATACGTACATTCAATGGAATGAGCAGGTGAATAGGTTGGCGGCGGCCCTTCAAGCGGAAGGGGTGCGAAAAGGGGACAGGGTCTCTACGTACCTTTACAACAATGAAGAGCTTGCAACAGCATTCTTTGCCTGTGCAAAAATCGGTGCAATCTTTAACCCGATCAACTTCCGTTTAATGCCGGAAGAGTTGGCCTTCATCTTGAACGACGCTGCTCCAAAGATCGTTTTATTCGAACACGAATTGGAATCGAACGTTGCCGCGGTTGAAAAACGATTTCCGACAACGGCTTTTTGGTATATAGATGATGATGTGCCTGGATATGCAAAAGGTTACCGCCAGAAAATGGCCAGTATTTCATCGAAGCCAGATGAAGTGGACGTTCACGAAGATGATGTCTATGCCATCATGTATACGAGCGGGACAACCGGACGCCCCAAAGGGGTCATTCACCTTCATAAAGACATGGTCAAACAGGCCGAGATTTTAAAAGAGGCCATGAAGTATGAACGCTCTGATATCGGTTTGATCACTGCGCCGATGTTTCATTGTGCTGAATTGCACTGTTCCTTTTTACCTCGCATACAGGTCGGTGCCGCAAATGTCATATTACATCAGTTTAATCCCAAAAAGGTCATGGAACTGATTGAATCCGAAGGAGTCACCAAGTTTTTTGCTGCACCTACGATGTGGAACATGCTCATCCAGGAAAACTTGGATGAGTACAAATTCCAGAGTTTGAAGCTTGGGCTTTATGGAGCAGCCCCGATGGCTCCAACACTTGTACGTGCCTGTCAGGAAAAACTCGGCATCCAGTTCATCCAAGCTTATGGAATGACTGAAATGGGTCCCGCCATCACTCTCCTATTGGAGGAAGATCAAATTAGGAAAGCGGGTTCTGCCGGCAAGGCATGTTCCGATCATGAAATCATCATTGCCCGTCCGAATGACGAAGGGCCATCGGATCCCGAGGATAGGATGGAACCTGGGGAAACAGGGGAAATCCTTGTGAAGGGTCCGTGTATCATGAAGGGTTACTTTCAAAAAGATAGAGAGACCGAAAAGGCGCTTTACAAAGGCTGGTACCATTCCGGTGACATCGGTTTCCTGGATGAAGATGGATATCTGTGGGTCAAGGACCGGGTGGACGACATGATTATTTCTGGAGGGGAAAATATTTATCCACGTGAAGTGGAAGATACACTATATGAACACCAAGGAGTTCTCGACTGTGCAGTACTGGGTCAGCCGGATGAACAATGGGGGGAAATAGTGACGGCCTTCATCGTAGCCAAAGACCCTTCGCTAGCGGAAACAGATTTAGAAACCTGGTGTAAAAACAGTGTTACACTAGCGAACTATAAACGTCCAAGAAGATATATCTTCTGTAATGAGCTGCCCCGAAACGCAAGCGGGAAGATACAAAAATTCTTGCTTCGTAAACAGTTGGAAGATAATGTTGATGGTAAAAGTTTGGGGAACCTTCTTTAA
- a CDS encoding YfhD family protein gives MGRNNIHHNRDKNKQKLPQVPKNLKSDGLDVEYSSELADQEDIEAQARANAADRRAHNRR, from the coding sequence ATGGGACGAAATAACATACACCATAATCGAGATAAGAACAAACAAAAACTTCCTCAGGTTCCTAAAAACCTGAAAAGTGACGGACTTGACGTTGAATATTCTTCCGAACTGGCTGACCAGGAAGACATCGAGGCACAAGCCCGGGCCAATGCGGCTGACCGCCGTGCTCATAATCGCCGTTAA
- a CDS encoding YfhE family protein → MLKKHDKEKSNLTSTQAILYAREFKKADRAGGYTEKKSRR, encoded by the coding sequence TTGCTCAAAAAACACGATAAAGAGAAAAGTAACTTAACTAGTACCCAAGCGATTCTTTATGCTCGCGAATTTAAAAAAGCAGATCGAGCTGGTGGATATACCGAGAAGAAATCCCGTCGTTAG
- a CDS encoding TIGR01777 family oxidoreductase: MKIAIAGGSGFVGTALIDELSKENHDIYILTRHPEKFKKQTNLTYIGWLTKDAKPEKHLAGLDAFINLAGESLNSGRWTPERKRRIVESRVEASKEMNRIISILPDKVSFIINASAIGYYGTSEDETFTETSESIGDDFLARTVQLWEKEAAKSRSYSKRLVLTRFGVILGEKDGALPMMVLPYKLLGGGKMGKGNQWLSWIHIHDVVRAIIFCMNDQRIEGPVNFTAPNPVQMDTFGKTIGAVLHRPHWLPVPPFFLKKLLGEMSILVLEGQNVLPTKLKEIGFTFSFPTLKEALQNILKEDSHV; encoded by the coding sequence ATGAAAATTGCCATTGCTGGTGGAAGCGGTTTTGTCGGCACAGCCCTTATTGATGAATTATCAAAAGAAAATCATGATATATATATTTTGACACGTCATCCCGAAAAATTTAAAAAACAGACTAATTTGACATATATCGGCTGGTTGACCAAGGACGCAAAGCCGGAAAAGCACTTGGCGGGGCTTGATGCTTTCATAAACCTTGCTGGTGAATCCCTGAACAGCGGGCGTTGGACACCTGAACGAAAACGCCGGATTGTCGAGAGCAGGGTCGAAGCCTCCAAAGAGATGAACCGGATCATTTCCATACTGCCCGATAAAGTGTCCTTCATTATTAATGCAAGTGCAATCGGATATTATGGTACTTCGGAAGATGAGACCTTTACCGAAACCTCTGAATCCATTGGTGATGATTTCTTGGCCCGTACTGTTCAACTATGGGAAAAGGAAGCGGCTAAATCACGCTCTTACAGTAAAAGGTTGGTCCTAACAAGATTCGGGGTGATTCTGGGAGAAAAAGACGGCGCACTGCCAATGATGGTTCTCCCTTATAAACTTCTCGGCGGTGGAAAGATGGGCAAAGGGAATCAGTGGCTTTCCTGGATTCATATCCATGACGTGGTCCGTGCAATCATCTTTTGCATGAACGATCAACGGATAGAAGGTCCAGTCAATTTTACGGCACCGAACCCCGTTCAAATGGATACATTCGGGAAAACGATAGGAGCTGTCCTGCACCGGCCCCATTGGTTACCCGTACCTCCCTTCTTCCTCAAGAAACTGCTAGGGGAAATGAGCATACTTGTGCTTGAAGGACAAAATGTCCTTCCCACTAAACTTAAAGAGATAGGATTCACCTTCTCCTTTCCAACCCTTAAAGAAGCTTTACAAAATATCTTAAAAGAAGATTCTCACGTATGA
- the recX gene encoding recombination regulator RecX: MPNITKITTQKKRKDRYNIFVDEKYAFSVDEEVLLKFHLKKGMELDDLILAEIQFHDEIQKAFTDALNYLSYRMRSESEIRLYLKKKETEEPIIKEAIHKLYSFNYLDDLEFAKAYVRTHVNGGNKGPTTLKLELKEKGVQEKLVVEALKEYPYDIQIDHARKLAGKAVKKEKNISERALRLKVEQTLLRKGFPRDVIHEAVEDVTVEKDEDEQWDSLCHHAEKMQRRYKNHEGFEYEQKMKQALYRKGFPIELIERYLSNPDGD, from the coding sequence ATGCCAAACATAACAAAAATAACAACCCAAAAGAAACGTAAAGATCGTTATAATATTTTCGTTGACGAAAAATATGCCTTCAGTGTAGATGAAGAAGTGCTATTGAAATTTCATTTGAAAAAGGGCATGGAACTTGATGACCTGATTTTGGCTGAAATACAATTCCATGATGAAATCCAAAAAGCATTTACCGATGCACTTAATTATTTATCATATCGAATGCGCTCGGAATCGGAAATTCGCCTTTATTTAAAAAAGAAGGAGACGGAAGAGCCGATCATTAAAGAAGCGATACATAAACTATACAGCTTTAACTATTTAGACGACCTTGAATTTGCCAAGGCTTACGTACGGACCCATGTGAATGGAGGCAATAAAGGGCCCACTACCCTTAAGCTCGAGCTTAAGGAAAAGGGGGTGCAAGAAAAGTTGGTTGTCGAGGCATTGAAGGAATACCCCTATGATATTCAGATTGATCATGCAAGGAAACTAGCTGGAAAAGCGGTCAAAAAGGAAAAAAACATTTCCGAACGGGCTTTAAGGCTGAAAGTTGAACAAACCTTGTTACGGAAAGGTTTCCCTAGAGATGTCATCCATGAAGCAGTTGAAGATGTGACGGTTGAAAAGGATGAAGATGAACAATGGGATTCTCTTTGCCACCATGCCGAAAAAATGCAACGCCGATATAAAAACCATGAAGGCTTCGAATATGAACAAAAAATGAAGCAGGCATTATACCGAAAAGGTTTTCCAATAGAATTGATTGAGCGTTATCTTTCCAATCCTGATGGGGATTAA
- a CDS encoding YfhH family protein has protein sequence MSDVRYSKLSAYELQQEIAALTEKARKAEQLGMVNEYSVLERKVTMAKAYLLNPDDFKKGEIYQIDGDPGVYFKIDYMNGVFAWGYRLGGSGKEEALPISMLK, from the coding sequence ATGAGCGACGTAAGATACAGCAAGTTGTCCGCCTATGAACTACAACAGGAAATTGCAGCGTTGACTGAAAAAGCGAGAAAAGCAGAGCAATTGGGAATGGTTAATGAATACTCCGTATTGGAACGAAAAGTGACGATGGCCAAGGCCTATTTGTTAAATCCGGATGATTTCAAAAAAGGTGAAATATATCAAATTGACGGAGATCCCGGAGTCTATTTCAAAATTGATTATATGAACGGCGTATTCGCCTGGGGTTACCGCTTAGGCGGTAGCGGTAAGGAAGAAGCACTTCCGATTTCAATGCTGAAATAA
- a CDS encoding small, acid-soluble spore protein K — MRNKQKGFPNQNNNKFHGEPRAKARYASKRADGSINTHPQERMKASNERSN; from the coding sequence TTGCGAAATAAACAAAAAGGATTCCCCAACCAAAACAATAATAAATTCCATGGCGAGCCTCGTGCAAAGGCAAGATATGCTTCAAAGCGTGCAGATGGCAGTATTAATACACACCCTCAAGAAAGAATGAAAGCATCAAACGAGAGATCGAATTAA
- a CDS encoding YfhJ family protein, translated as MNDYHERLTKILLEKNEHITYEQALTWVELLWEDFEATYAKAGHEYAGEEMTSRVVRTWIDNYGEQFHEFIAKNPKYRQLLNQQNRLH; from the coding sequence ATGAATGATTACCATGAAAGATTAACCAAGATACTGCTTGAGAAAAATGAACACATCACGTATGAGCAAGCTTTGACTTGGGTGGAATTATTATGGGAAGATTTCGAAGCGACCTATGCAAAGGCTGGGCATGAATATGCCGGAGAAGAAATGACATCGCGTGTTGTAAGGACCTGGATTGATAACTACGGCGAGCAATTCCACGAATTCATTGCAAAGAACCCTAAATATCGACAGTTATTAAATCAGCAGAATCGACTGCATTAA
- a CDS encoding metal-dependent hydrolase produces MDTGTHFVMGIALGGLATLDPVIAQSPVTASAVIAGTILGSQAPDIDTVLKLRNNAVYIRNHRGITHSIPAVLLWPLIISGALFAIIPEANYLHLWLWTFLAVFLHVFVDIFNAYGTQALRPISSKWVALGVINTFDPFIFGIHVAGLILWGFGFPPGYLFLSIYGILVIYYISRFREQTFIKKVVRRQIPGARKILLSPTMRFHRWKIAVITEKNYYVARADNGYVTILDTFDRVPLPESEILEAAKKDINLAAFLSFSPVYRFEIEQIKEYYEVRFIDLRYRSNGYYPFVAVVHLDSELNILNSYTGWIFSEAKLQKKLNIIL; encoded by the coding sequence TTGGATACAGGTACTCACTTTGTCATGGGAATTGCTCTTGGAGGTCTTGCCACATTAGATCCTGTCATTGCGCAGAGCCCAGTCACTGCAAGTGCAGTCATAGCAGGTACAATATTGGGATCACAAGCTCCAGACATTGACACCGTTTTAAAATTAAGGAATAACGCTGTATATATTCGAAATCACCGTGGAATCACGCATTCCATTCCCGCTGTTTTACTTTGGCCCTTGATTATCAGCGGAGCACTTTTCGCCATCATACCTGAAGCAAATTACCTTCATCTTTGGCTTTGGACCTTTTTAGCCGTATTCCTTCATGTATTCGTGGATATATTCAATGCTTATGGGACCCAGGCTCTTAGGCCAATTTCATCAAAATGGGTAGCTTTAGGGGTCATCAATACATTTGATCCGTTCATTTTTGGAATACATGTTGCCGGCCTGATATTATGGGGCTTTGGATTTCCTCCAGGCTATTTATTTCTTTCCATTTACGGAATACTCGTCATTTACTACATTTCCAGATTCAGGGAACAAACTTTTATAAAAAAAGTGGTCCGACGGCAAATTCCTGGAGCAAGGAAAATTCTTTTATCACCGACCATGCGTTTTCACCGCTGGAAAATTGCGGTTATTACCGAAAAGAATTATTATGTGGCACGAGCCGATAATGGATATGTGACGATACTTGATACGTTCGATCGAGTGCCATTACCTGAAAGTGAAATTCTCGAAGCCGCCAAGAAGGATATCAACTTGGCAGCCTTTCTGTCCTTTTCCCCGGTTTACCGCTTTGAAATTGAACAGATAAAAGAATATTATGAAGTCCGTTTTATCGATTTAAGATACCGAAGCAATGGATATTACCCGTTTGTGGCAGTGGTCCATTTAGACAGCGAATTGAATATCTTGAATTCTTATACCGGCTGGATCTTTAGCGAAGCGAAACTGCAGAAGAAATTGAATATTATTTTGTAA
- the mutY gene encoding A/G-specific adenine glycosylase, with protein sequence MKEITIPTIEKIKIEEFQKDLVSWFLEEQRELPWRENKDPYRVWVSEIMLQQTRVDTVIPYFNRFVEWFPTLEDFANADEEKILKAWEGLGYYSRVRNLHSAVQEVKASYNGIVPDDPEEISKLKGVGPYTAGAILSIAYGKPEPAVDGNVMRVLSRILMIYEDIAKPKTRKTFEAAVRKLIDHEHTSAFNQALMELGALICTPGKPACLLCPVQSHCLAFESGVQSELPVKIQKKKTRDVPIVAAVLTNEKGEFLIHKRASEGLLANLWEYPNFENHSSLLHKREFFESRFQEMYGVKPEITESLVRIEHVFSHLVWKVDTYIGVVKDAISEETLREQQLKWVSEAEMEELAFPVSHQKMMKAYKEKERIE encoded by the coding sequence GTGAAAGAAATAACGATCCCGACAATAGAAAAAATAAAAATCGAAGAATTTCAAAAAGATTTGGTTTCCTGGTTTCTCGAAGAACAAAGAGAATTGCCATGGAGGGAAAATAAGGATCCATACCGTGTTTGGGTTTCTGAAATAATGCTGCAGCAAACGAGAGTGGACACGGTGATTCCTTATTTCAACCGATTTGTGGAATGGTTCCCAACACTCGAGGATTTTGCTAATGCCGATGAAGAGAAAATCCTAAAAGCATGGGAAGGGCTGGGATATTACTCACGTGTAAGGAATCTGCATAGTGCCGTTCAGGAAGTGAAGGCATCATATAATGGAATCGTACCGGATGATCCCGAGGAAATTTCAAAATTGAAAGGTGTCGGCCCTTATACAGCTGGTGCGATTCTTAGTATCGCATACGGCAAGCCTGAGCCAGCTGTTGATGGAAACGTCATGCGTGTTTTATCAAGGATATTGATGATATATGAAGACATAGCAAAGCCAAAGACTAGAAAAACATTCGAAGCTGCCGTCAGAAAGCTGATCGATCATGAACATACCTCTGCCTTCAATCAAGCCTTGATGGAACTTGGAGCATTAATCTGCACACCAGGTAAGCCTGCCTGCCTATTATGTCCCGTTCAAAGTCATTGTCTAGCATTTGAATCCGGGGTTCAGTCGGAATTGCCGGTGAAAATCCAAAAGAAAAAAACACGGGATGTACCAATTGTAGCGGCCGTTTTAACGAATGAAAAAGGTGAATTTTTAATTCACAAGCGAGCATCAGAAGGATTGCTTGCAAATCTTTGGGAATATCCGAACTTCGAAAACCATTCATCCCTTTTGCATAAGCGGGAATTCTTCGAGAGTCGGTTTCAGGAAATGTATGGCGTCAAACCTGAAATCACTGAATCGCTTGTGAGAATTGAACATGTTTTCTCACATCTCGTTTGGAAAGTGGACACATATATTGGAGTGGTCAAAGATGCCATCAGTGAAGAGACACTTAGAGAACAGCAACTTAAGTGGGTGAGTGAAGCAGAGATGGAGGAGTTGGCATTTCCGGTTTCCCACCAAAAAATGATGAAGGCGTATAAAGAAAAAGAACGTATTGAATAA